The Nicotiana tabacum cultivar K326 chromosome 14, ASM71507v2, whole genome shotgun sequence genome contains a region encoding:
- the LOC107782491 gene encoding proline-rich receptor-like protein kinase PERK4 — protein MDNSPSSSPPSPSSSSTPPPPPPESSPPPSSPPPSSSLPPPESSPPPSSPPPSSPPPPSPEAPPSKSDNSPPPPSPETPPPKSDSPPPASPPRPTESPSPPPTESPPPPKSDSPPPPSDTPTESPPPSSPSPSPSPSPPPPTTNTTPPPPKNASTTQPNSPPSPIFSPPPPVSPQSPLPPPEKLTPPPLSPPSRDAPSNKSHGSSGSNNSPPSNNSSSTSNVVIVAAIAVAGLLILALVIVCLLCNRKKKKQPYYVDPARPPHGGDPYYNTANYSTSPQPNTDHIVKLAPPPGVMGTPLEGPRGWAPPPPPPAANTSSEFSSGYSSHVPGGTIPPKSPNLGGLAKIQFTYEDLATATGGFSQANLLGQGGFGFVHKGVLTDGIIVAVKSLKSGSGQGEREFQAEVEIISRVHHRHLVSLVGFCIADGQRMLVYEFVPNGTLEFHLHGKGRPVMDWETRLKIALGSAKGLAYLHEDCHPRIIHRDIKAANILLDNNYEAMVADFGLAKLTEDTNTHVSTRVMGTFGYLAPEYASSGKLTEKSDVFSFGVMLLELITGRRPLDTTNKLMEDCLVDWARPFLAKALEENQYDELVDARLEGKFDSDELHRMVACAAASVRHSAKRRPRMSQIVRALDGDSSLEDLNEKTGKNTANFGNGAASDIYDTRAYNADMMKFRQMVMTSQDFNSSEYGATSDYGLNPSSSSSEFSSEYGYSGGHQKQTK, from the exons ATGGACAATTCTCCTTCATCTTCTCCTCCTTCGCCTTCTTCGTCTTctactcctcctcctcctcctccagaGTCCTCTCCTCCTCCGTCTTCGCCTCCTCCTTCATCTTCTCTTCCTCCTCCTGAATCTTCGCCTCCTCCCTCTTCACCTCCTCCCTCTTCACCACCGCCCCCATCTCCTGAAGCGCCACCGTCGAAATCTGACAATTCTCCTCCCCCTCCATCCCCCGAAACACCACCACCGAAATCTGATTCTCCTCCTCCTGCATCACCACCACGTCCTACAGAATCTCCTTCGCCACCACCCACAGAGTCTCCTCCACCACCGAAATCTgattctcctcctcctccttctgacACACCTACGGAATCACCACCACCCTCATCACCCTCACCCTCACCCTCACCCTCACCGCCACCACCTACCACGAACACAACACCCCCTCCTCCCAAAAATGCCTCAACTACTCAACCTAATTCTCCTCCATCACCTATATTCTCTCCACCACCTCCTGTTTCTCCACAATCACCTCTACCTCCTCCTGAAAAGTTAACTCCTCCTCCACTTTCTCCACCTTCGCGAGATGCACCATCGAATAAATCACATGGTTCCTCAGGAAGCAATAACTCGCCACCATCTAATAATTCCTCATCTACCTCAAATGTGGTAATAGTAGCTGCAATAGCTGTGGCAGGTTTATTGATTCTTGCACTTGTAATTGTCTGCCTATTATGcaatagaaagaagaagaaacaaccTTACTATGTGGATCCTGCACGTCCACCTCATG GTGGTGATCCCTATTACAATACCGCCAATTATTCAACCAGTCCTCAACCAAATACTGACCACATTGTTAAGCTAGCTCCACCACCAGGTGTAATGGGAACTCCTCTAGAAGGACCACGCGGGTGGGCCCCGCCACCGCCGCCTCCGGCCGCCAACACGAGCAGTGAATTTAGCTCAGGTTATTCAAGCCATGTACCTGGGGGGACAATCCCACCAAAATCACCTAATCTTGGTGGACTTGCAAAAATTCAATTCACTTATGAGGACTTAGCAACAGCTACAGGTGGATTTTCTCAAGCCAATTTGTTAGGACAAGGAGGATTTGGGTTTGTACACAAAGGTGTTTTGACTGATGGAATTATTGTTGCGGTAAAGAGTTTGAAATCTGGGAGTGGACAAGGTGAAAGAGAATTTCAAGCTGAAGTTGAGATTATTAGCAGAGTTCATCATAGGCATCTTGTTTCTCTTGTTGGATTTTGCATTGCTGATGGACAGAGAATGTTGGTCTATGAATTTGTTCCAAATGGAACCTTGGAGTTTCATCTTCATG GCAAAGGTCGACCTGTCATGGATTGGGAAACAAGGCTTAAAATTGCGTTGGGATCAGCCAAGGGACTGGCTTACCTCCACGAAGATT GTCATCCTCGCATTATCCACCGTGACATTAAGGCTGCAAACATTCTACTTGATAACAATTATGAAGCCATG GTGGCAGATTTTGGATTGGCTAAACTTACAGAAGACACCAATACTCATGTGTCGACCCGTGTTATGGGAACCTTTGG GTACTTAGCGCCAGAATATGCATCAAGTGGTAAGCTAACAGAGAAATCAGATGTGTTTTCATTTGGAGTCATGCTATTGGAACTCATAACAGGGAGGAGACCTCTGGATACTACCAATAAACTCATGGAAGACTGCCTAGTAGACTGG GCTAGACCCTTTCTTGCAAAAGCATTGGAAGAGAATCAATACGATGAATTGGTAGACGCGCGACTGGAAGGAAAATTTGATTCCGATGAGCTGCATCGGATGGTAGCTTGTGCTGCCGCTAGCGTTCGCCATTCTGCCAAAAGACGTCCAAGAATGAGCCAG ATAGTACGTGCCTTGGATGGTGATTCCTCATTGGAGGACTTAAATGAAAAAACTGGCAAAAATACAGCTAACTTTGGCAATGGGGCGGCCTCTGATATTTACGATACTCGTGCATACAATGCTGATATGATGAAGTTTAGGCAAATGGTAATGACAAGCCAAGACTTCAACAGCAGTGAATATGGAGCTACAAGTGATTATGGACTCAATCCTTCTTCCTCAAGCAGTGAATTCAGTTCTGAGTACGGTTATTCAGGAGGCCACCAAAAGCaaacaaaatga